In a genomic window of Rhodovulum sp. P5:
- a CDS encoding anhydro-N-acetylmuramic acid kinase: MMQGLPVRALGTMSGTSLDGVDAAVVVTDGEAITAFGEVAYRAYSDAERQGIAAALGRWPGEDGVAEAAEIVETAHAELMAQFNDIALAGFHGQTLAHDPRGRGTHQVGDGRVLAHALGVPVAWDFRSNDVRLGGQGAPLAPFFHFACAKWIGAKAPLAFVNLGGVGNLTWVDPSFERPEDDGALLAFDTGPANAPLNDLMQARLGRACDRDGELGARGQVDPAVVEAMLAHPYFLRMPPKSLDRNDFAGLAKAVAHLSDADAAATLTAVVAAAIACGLDHVPRQPDRLLVTGGGRLNPVMMDMIATRTGLEVVPVEMVGLNGDMLEAQAFAYLAVRVARGLPTTCPATTGVGAAVGGGEISKPSPS; encoded by the coding sequence ATGATGCAAGGCTTGCCCGTACGGGCATTGGGCACGATGTCGGGGACGTCGCTTGACGGGGTGGATGCCGCTGTCGTCGTGACCGATGGCGAAGCGATCACGGCGTTCGGTGAGGTGGCCTACCGCGCCTATTCGGATGCAGAGCGTCAGGGGATCGCCGCCGCGCTTGGCCGCTGGCCGGGGGAGGACGGCGTGGCCGAGGCCGCCGAGATCGTCGAGACCGCCCATGCGGAACTTATGGCGCAGTTCAACGATATCGCCTTGGCCGGATTCCATGGGCAGACCCTTGCCCATGATCCGCGGGGCCGGGGCACGCATCAGGTCGGCGATGGCCGCGTTCTGGCCCATGCACTTGGCGTGCCGGTGGCGTGGGATTTTCGCAGCAACGATGTGCGACTGGGCGGGCAGGGCGCGCCGCTGGCCCCGTTCTTCCATTTCGCCTGTGCAAAATGGATCGGGGCCAAGGCACCGCTGGCCTTTGTCAATCTTGGGGGCGTCGGCAACCTGACATGGGTCGACCCGAGTTTTGAGCGGCCTGAGGATGACGGTGCCCTTCTGGCCTTCGACACCGGGCCTGCAAATGCGCCGCTGAACGATCTGATGCAGGCACGGCTGGGCCGGGCATGCGACCGTGACGGTGAACTGGGGGCCCGCGGGCAGGTTGACCCGGCGGTGGTCGAGGCGATGCTGGCGCATCCCTATTTCCTGCGCATGCCGCCGAAATCCCTTGACCGGAACGACTTTGCCGGTCTGGCCAAAGCCGTGGCGCATCTGTCGGACGCGGATGCGGCGGCCACCCTGACCGCTGTGGTCGCTGCGGCCATCGCATGCGGGCTGGACCATGTGCCGCGCCAGCCGGACCGGTTGCTGGTGACCGGCGGGGGGCGGCTGAACCCGGTGATGATGGACATGATCGCCACACGCACCGGTCTGGAGGTCGTTCCGGTGGAAATGGTCGGTCTGAATGGCGATATGCTTGAGGCGCAGGCCTTCGCCTATCTTGCGGTGCGCGTCGCGCGTGGCCTGCCCACCACCTGCCCGGCCACGACGGGCGTCGGTGCCGCTGTGGGGGGAGGCGAGATCAGCAAGCCGTCCCCGTCCTGA
- the tyrS gene encoding tyrosine--tRNA ligase — protein sequence MTYHPKSDFLRVMIERGFLADCTDYQGLDEAFAAGVVPAYIGFDATAKSLHVGSLIQIMMLRWLQKTGHKPLVLMGGGTTKVGDPSFRADERPLLTPDQIDANIEGIKKVFAKYISFGDAPSDALMLNNAEWLDGLNYLDFLRDIGRHFSVNRMLSFESVKSRLDREQSLSFLEFNYMILQAYDFLELNRRYGCRLQMGGSDQWGNIVNGIDLTRRILDQEVFGLTSPLLTTSDGKKMGKSADGAVWLNADMRSPYEFWQFWRNTTDADVGRFLKLYTEMPLDECERLGALEGSEINDAKIVLANAVTTLCHGAEAAEAAEATAREVFEKGGVGEDLPTLSVTADEVGAGISVVQLITRSGLAKSGKEAKRLIAEGGARLNDAPLSDASLMIDAGMLADPIKLSAGKKRHALVRLAD from the coding sequence ATGACCTACCACCCCAAATCCGACTTCCTGCGCGTGATGATCGAGCGTGGCTTTCTGGCCGACTGCACCGATTATCAGGGGCTGGACGAGGCTTTTGCGGCTGGGGTCGTTCCGGCCTATATCGGCTTCGACGCGACGGCAAAATCCCTGCATGTTGGCAGCCTGATCCAGATCATGATGCTGCGCTGGCTGCAAAAGACGGGTCACAAGCCGCTGGTCCTGATGGGGGGCGGCACGACCAAGGTGGGCGATCCGTCCTTCCGCGCCGATGAGCGGCCCTTGCTGACGCCCGATCAGATCGATGCCAATATCGAGGGGATCAAGAAGGTCTTCGCGAAATACATCAGTTTCGGTGACGCGCCGTCAGACGCGCTGATGCTGAACAACGCCGAGTGGCTGGATGGGCTGAACTATCTCGATTTCCTGCGGGATATCGGGCGGCATTTCTCGGTCAACCGAATGCTGTCCTTCGAATCCGTCAAGTCGCGGCTGGACCGGGAACAGTCGCTCAGCTTCCTCGAATTCAATTACATGATCCTGCAGGCCTACGACTTCCTCGAACTCAACCGCCGCTACGGGTGCCGGTTGCAGATGGGCGGTTCCGACCAGTGGGGCAACATCGTCAACGGGATCGACCTGACGCGCCGCATCCTTGATCAGGAGGTGTTCGGCCTGACCTCTCCCCTTCTGACGACATCGGACGGCAAGAAGATGGGCAAGTCGGCCGACGGTGCGGTGTGGCTGAATGCCGACATGCGCAGCCCGTACGAGTTCTGGCAGTTCTGGCGCAACACCACCGATGCCGATGTGGGCCGGTTCCTGAAGCTTTACACCGAAATGCCGCTAGATGAGTGCGAGCGGCTGGGCGCGCTGGAAGGGTCGGAGATCAACGATGCCAAGATCGTTCTGGCCAACGCGGTCACGACCCTGTGCCACGGGGCCGAGGCGGCCGAGGCGGCCGAGGCAACCGCGCGCGAAGTGTTCGAAAAGGGCGGCGTGGGCGAAGACCTGCCCACCCTGTCCGTTACCGCAGACGAAGTCGGTGCGGGCATTTCGGTCGTTCAGTTGATCACCCGGTCGGGCTTGGCCAAATCGGGGAAAGAGGCCAAGCGCTTGATCGCCGAGGGCGGCGCGCGGTTGAACGACGCCCCCCTGTCCGACGCCAGTTTGATGATCGACGCCGGCATGCTGGCAGACCCGATCAAGCTGAGCGCAGGCAAGAAGCGGCACGCACTGGTCCGTCTGGCCGACTGA
- the pdhA gene encoding pyruvate dehydrogenase (acetyl-transferring) E1 component subunit alpha, whose product MATRKAPAKSNTSKEELLKFYREMLLIRRFEEKAGQLYGMGLIGGFCHLYIGQEAVVVGLEAATEEGDKRITSYRDHGHMLACGMDAKGVMAELTGREGGYSKGKGGSMHMFSKDRHFYGGHGIVGAQVPIGAGLAFADKYKENGRVTFVYFGDGAANQGQVAETYNMAELWDLPVIFVIENNQYAMGTAVKRATKSPDFWERGAAYGIEGEAVDGMDVLAVKAAGEKAVAHCRAGNGPYILEIMTYRYRGHSMSDPAKYRSREEVQKIREERDAIEHVRELILQGSHATEDELKDIDKEIKGIVNEAADFAKESPEPALDELWTDIYADAAPQNA is encoded by the coding sequence ATGGCCACGCGCAAAGCACCAGCAAAATCAAATACGTCCAAGGAAGAGCTGCTGAAATTCTACCGTGAGATGCTGCTGATCCGTCGATTCGAGGAAAAGGCAGGCCAACTGTACGGGATGGGCCTGATCGGCGGTTTCTGTCACCTGTATATCGGGCAGGAGGCCGTCGTTGTCGGCCTGGAGGCCGCCACCGAAGAAGGCGACAAGCGCATCACCTCCTATCGCGATCATGGACATATGCTGGCCTGCGGGATGGACGCCAAGGGCGTCATGGCCGAACTGACCGGGCGCGAGGGAGGATACTCCAAGGGCAAGGGCGGTTCGATGCACATGTTCTCGAAGGACCGTCACTTCTATGGCGGCCACGGGATCGTGGGCGCACAGGTACCCATCGGCGCCGGCCTCGCCTTCGCGGACAAATACAAGGAAAACGGCCGCGTCACGTTCGTCTATTTCGGCGATGGCGCCGCCAACCAGGGCCAGGTGGCCGAGACCTACAACATGGCGGAGCTTTGGGACCTGCCGGTCATCTTCGTGATCGAGAACAACCAGTACGCCATGGGCACAGCCGTCAAGCGCGCCACGAAAAGCCCCGACTTCTGGGAACGCGGTGCAGCCTACGGGATCGAGGGCGAAGCGGTCGACGGGATGGACGTGCTGGCCGTGAAGGCCGCAGGCGAAAAGGCAGTGGCGCACTGCCGCGCTGGCAACGGCCCCTACATCCTTGAGATCATGACCTATCGCTACCGTGGCCACTCGATGTCGGACCCTGCCAAGTACCGCTCCCGCGAAGAAGTGCAGAAGATCCGCGAGGAGCGCGATGCCATCGAACATGTGCGCGAGCTGATCTTGCAGGGCAGCCACGCAACCGAGGACGAGTTGAAGGACATCGACAAGGAGATCAAGGGCATCGTCAACGAGGCGGCCGACTTCGCCAAGGAAAGCCCCGAACCCGCGCTCGACGAGCTTTGGACCGACATCTACGCCGACGCGGCGCCGCAGAACGCCTGA
- a CDS encoding cupin domain-containing protein, whose product MTADEIIATLNLAPHPEGGWYRETWRADADGNARATGTAIYYLLAEGQRSHWHRVDADEIWLFHAGDPLELRLSASKEGPAQRSILGADLATGARPQVVVPAHHWQSARPLGAWTLVSCTVSPGFTFDGFEMAAPDFDIPIAGSE is encoded by the coding sequence ATGACAGCCGACGAAATCATCGCCACCCTGAACCTGGCACCGCATCCCGAAGGCGGATGGTACCGCGAAACATGGCGGGCCGATGCCGATGGAAACGCGCGCGCGACCGGTACCGCGATCTACTACCTTCTTGCCGAAGGTCAGCGCAGCCACTGGCACCGGGTCGATGCGGATGAAATCTGGCTGTTTCACGCGGGCGATCCGTTGGAACTGCGCCTTTCGGCCAGCAAAGAGGGACCAGCCCAAAGGTCAATTCTGGGCGCCGATCTTGCCACCGGCGCGCGGCCGCAAGTCGTTGTGCCTGCGCATCATTGGCAATCCGCCCGACCGCTTGGCGCGTGGACATTGGTCAGTTGCACCGTCAGCCCGGGCTTCACCTTCGACGGATTCGAGATGGCCGCACCGGATTTCGACATACCCATTGCCGGGTCCGAATGA
- a CDS encoding peptidylprolyl isomerase, translated as MADIKDPENTIVMELKGGTVLIELLPDVAPKHAERMKELARAGAYDNVVFHRVIDGFMAQTGDVAYGNAEKDFDMRRAGTGGSDLPDLPAEFSKLPHDRGTLGAARSQNPNSANSQFFINFIDNHFLNGQYTVYGRVIDGMEHVDDIARGEPPANPDRMISVKVAADA; from the coding sequence ATGGCCGACATCAAAGATCCCGAAAACACGATCGTCATGGAACTGAAGGGCGGTACCGTCCTTATCGAGTTGTTGCCCGACGTCGCGCCCAAACATGCCGAGCGCATGAAGGAACTCGCGCGGGCAGGGGCCTATGACAACGTGGTGTTCCACCGGGTGATCGACGGCTTCATGGCCCAGACCGGCGACGTGGCCTATGGCAACGCGGAAAAGGATTTCGACATGCGCCGCGCGGGTACGGGCGGGTCCGATCTGCCCGACCTGCCGGCCGAGTTTTCCAAGCTGCCCCATGACCGCGGGACCTTGGGCGCGGCGCGCTCGCAAAACCCGAACTCTGCCAATTCGCAGTTCTTCATCAACTTCATCGACAACCACTTCCTGAACGGTCAATACACGGTCTACGGTCGCGTGATCGATGGGATGGAGCATGTCGACGACATCGCCCGGGGGGAGCCGCCTGCGAATCCCGACCGGATGATCAGCGTCAAGGTGGCCGCCGATGCGTAA
- the eno gene encoding phosphopyruvate hydratase, which produces MSTIIDIIGREILDSRGNPTVEVDVILEDGTMGRAAVPSGASTGAHEAVERRDGDKARYMGKGVLDAVAAVNGEIAEALAGMDATEQVAIDRAMIELDGTENKGRLGANAILGVSLAVAKAAADFTTQPLYRYVGGTSARILPVPMMNIINGGEHADNPIDIQEFMIMPVSAPTMRDAVRMGAEVFHTLKKELSAAGHLTGIGDEGGFAPNLSSTRDALDFILKSIEKAGYKPGEDVYLALDCASTEYFEGGKYEMKGEGKSLTAAENVEYLSQLCADYPIISIEDGCAEDDWDGWKLLTEALGGKVQLVGDDLFVTNPKRLADGIAQGVANSMLVKVNQIGTLTETLAAVEMAHRARYTNVMSHRSGETEDATIADLAVATNCGQIKTGSLSRSDRLAKYNQLIRTEEMLGETAEYAGSSILK; this is translated from the coding sequence ATGAGCACCATCATCGATATCATCGGCCGCGAAATCCTGGACAGCCGGGGCAACCCCACAGTGGAAGTGGACGTCATCCTTGAGGACGGCACGATGGGCCGTGCCGCCGTGCCCTCGGGTGCCTCTACCGGCGCGCATGAGGCGGTGGAACGCCGCGACGGCGACAAGGCCCGCTATATGGGCAAGGGCGTGCTGGACGCCGTCGCCGCCGTGAATGGCGAGATTGCCGAGGCATTGGCGGGCATGGACGCAACCGAACAGGTGGCCATCGACCGCGCGATGATCGAACTGGACGGGACCGAGAACAAGGGCCGGCTGGGCGCCAACGCGATCCTCGGCGTGTCGCTGGCCGTTGCCAAGGCCGCGGCCGATTTCACGACGCAGCCGCTCTACCGCTATGTCGGCGGCACCTCGGCGCGCATCCTGCCGGTGCCGATGATGAACATCATCAATGGCGGCGAACATGCCGACAACCCGATCGACATCCAGGAATTCATGATCATGCCGGTCAGCGCGCCCACGATGCGCGATGCGGTGCGCATGGGCGCCGAGGTGTTCCATACGCTGAAAAAGGAACTGTCCGCCGCGGGCCACCTGACCGGTATCGGCGACGAGGGCGGCTTTGCCCCGAACCTGTCCTCCACCCGCGACGCGCTCGACTTCATCCTGAAAAGCATCGAGAAGGCGGGCTACAAGCCGGGCGAGGACGTCTACCTCGCCCTCGACTGCGCCTCGACCGAGTATTTCGAGGGCGGCAAGTACGAGATGAAGGGCGAGGGGAAATCCCTGACCGCCGCCGAGAATGTCGAGTATCTGTCGCAGCTTTGTGCCGACTACCCGATCATCTCGATCGAAGACGGCTGCGCCGAGGATGACTGGGACGGCTGGAAATTGCTGACCGAAGCGCTGGGCGGCAAGGTGCAGCTTGTGGGCGACGACCTGTTCGTGACCAACCCCAAGCGGCTGGCCGACGGGATCGCGCAAGGCGTCGCGAACTCCATGCTGGTGAAGGTGAACCAGATCGGCACACTGACCGAAACGCTTGCCGCCGTCGAGATGGCCCACCGTGCACGCTATACCAACGTGATGTCCCACCGCTCGGGCGAGACCGAGGACGCGACCATCGCCGATCTGGCCGTCGCGACCAATTGCGGGCAAATCAAGACCGGGTCGCTGTCGCGGTCGGACCGGCTGGCCAAGTACAACCAGCTGATCCGGACCGAGGAGATGCTGGGCGAAACGGCTGAATATGCCGGGTCGTCGATCCTGAAATAA
- the pgk gene encoding phosphoglycerate kinase, producing MAWKTLDDMDLDGKVALVRVDINVPVEDGKVTDATRIERIIPTVMDILEKGGKPVLLAHFGRPKGQVVPEMSLKVTLPALEEAFGRGVIFADDCVGLPAKQAVAALSEGDILLLENTRFHAGEEKNDPAMAAALAALGDVYVNDAFSAAHRAHASTEGIAKLLPSCAGRNMEAELKALEGALSNPERPVVAVVGGAKVSTKLDLLGNLVTKVDYLVIGGGMANTFLAAQGINVGKSLCEHDLTGTARDIMDKAKTAGCEIVLPVDIVCAREFKAGAENETVPTDACPEDAMILDAGPESVAKIEDVFSKCKTLIWNGPLGAFEINPFDFATNAAAKKAADMTKAGTLTSVAGGGDTVAALNGAGAAEDFTYISTAGGAFLEWMEGKTLPGVAALEG from the coding sequence ATGGCCTGGAAGACCCTCGACGACATGGACCTTGACGGCAAGGTCGCACTGGTGCGGGTGGACATCAACGTGCCGGTCGAGGACGGCAAGGTGACCGACGCCACTCGGATCGAACGCATCATTCCGACGGTGATGGATATCCTTGAAAAGGGCGGTAAGCCCGTTCTGCTGGCCCATTTCGGCCGCCCCAAGGGACAAGTCGTCCCCGAGATGAGCCTGAAGGTCACCCTGCCCGCGCTGGAGGAGGCGTTCGGCCGGGGCGTGATCTTCGCCGATGACTGCGTGGGGCTGCCGGCGAAACAGGCCGTCGCGGCGCTGAGCGAGGGGGACATCCTGCTGCTGGAAAACACCCGCTTCCACGCAGGCGAGGAAAAGAACGACCCGGCGATGGCCGCCGCTCTGGCCGCACTTGGCGACGTTTACGTCAACGATGCATTCTCGGCCGCGCACCGCGCCCATGCTTCGACCGAGGGGATCGCAAAGCTTCTGCCCTCCTGCGCCGGCCGCAACATGGAAGCGGAGTTGAAAGCGCTGGAAGGCGCCCTGTCGAACCCCGAACGCCCGGTGGTCGCCGTTGTGGGCGGCGCCAAGGTTTCGACCAAGCTGGACCTTCTGGGCAACCTCGTCACCAAGGTGGACTACCTGGTGATCGGCGGCGGCATGGCCAACACCTTCCTTGCGGCGCAGGGCATCAATGTCGGCAAGTCGCTGTGCGAGCATGACCTGACCGGCACCGCGCGCGACATCATGGACAAGGCCAAGACCGCGGGATGCGAGATCGTTCTGCCCGTCGATATCGTCTGCGCCCGGGAGTTCAAGGCCGGGGCCGAGAACGAGACCGTTCCCACGGATGCCTGCCCCGAAGATGCGATGATCCTTGATGCCGGGCCGGAAAGCGTTGCCAAGATCGAGGACGTCTTCTCCAAGTGCAAGACCCTGATCTGGAACGGCCCGCTCGGCGCGTTCGAAATCAACCCCTTCGATTTCGCCACCAACGCGGCGGCAAAGAAGGCGGCAGACATGACCAAGGCCGGTACACTGACCTCGGTTGCCGGCGGCGGCGACACGGTTGCCGCGCTGAACGGTGCGGGCGCTGCGGAAGATTTCACCTACATCTCGACCGCGGGCGGTGCCTTCCTGGAATGGATGGAAGGCAAGACCCTGCCCGGCGTGGCAGCCCTCGAAGGCTGA
- a CDS encoding pyruvate dehydrogenase complex dihydrolipoamide acetyltransferase: MPTEILMPALSPTMEEGTLAKWLVKEGDTVSAGDLLAEIETDKATMEFEAVDEGTLGKILIAAGTEGVKVNTPIAVLLADDESADDIGAAAPTPTKAPEIETGDKSAPAGGSAPTASPPPPAAADGTRIFASPLARRIAADKGLDLAQITGSGPRGRIVRADVENATAAPAPKSAGSAATPAAPAPMPAGPDAGAVAKIYADRDYSEIPLDGMRKTIAARLTEAKQTIPHFYLRRDIRLDALLDFRAKLNRQLEHRGVKLSVNDFIIKACALALQQVPKANAVWAGDRILQLKTSDVAVAVAIEGGLFTPVLRDAETKTLSHLSAEMKDLATRARDRKLAPHEYQGGSFAVSNLGMFGIDNFDAVINPPHGAILAVGAGVKKPVVTDEGTIEAATVMSVTLSVDHRVIDGALGAELLQAIKDNLENPLAMLA, encoded by the coding sequence ATGCCCACGGAAATCCTGATGCCCGCGCTCTCCCCTACAATGGAGGAAGGCACGCTTGCGAAATGGCTGGTCAAGGAGGGCGACACCGTTTCGGCGGGTGACCTTCTGGCCGAGATCGAAACCGACAAGGCCACGATGGAGTTCGAGGCCGTCGACGAGGGGACGCTTGGCAAGATCCTGATCGCAGCCGGCACCGAGGGGGTAAAGGTCAACACACCTATTGCCGTTCTGCTGGCCGATGACGAAAGCGCTGACGACATTGGCGCCGCGGCCCCCACGCCGACAAAGGCGCCTGAGATTGAGACGGGCGACAAGTCGGCCCCTGCCGGTGGTTCCGCACCGACCGCATCGCCCCCACCCCCTGCGGCCGCTGACGGCACGCGCATCTTCGCCTCACCGCTTGCCCGTCGGATCGCCGCGGACAAGGGGTTGGATCTTGCGCAGATCACCGGCTCCGGTCCGCGCGGCCGCATCGTCCGGGCAGACGTCGAAAACGCCACCGCCGCCCCGGCCCCGAAATCTGCCGGATCAGCCGCGACCCCGGCCGCACCCGCGCCAATGCCCGCAGGACCGGATGCCGGTGCCGTCGCCAAGATCTACGCCGACCGTGACTACAGCGAAATTCCCCTCGACGGCATGCGCAAGACCATCGCCGCGCGGCTGACCGAGGCCAAGCAGACGATCCCGCATTTCTATCTGCGTCGAGATATCCGGCTGGATGCGTTGCTGGACTTCCGCGCGAAACTGAACAGGCAGCTGGAGCATCGCGGCGTCAAACTCAGCGTCAATGACTTCATCATCAAGGCCTGTGCACTCGCGCTGCAACAGGTGCCGAAGGCGAACGCTGTCTGGGCCGGGGACCGGATTTTGCAACTGAAAACCTCGGACGTGGCCGTGGCCGTGGCCATTGAAGGCGGGCTGTTCACGCCGGTTTTGCGCGATGCCGAGACCAAGACCCTCTCGCATCTGTCGGCGGAGATGAAGGATCTGGCAACCCGCGCGCGGGACCGCAAACTGGCGCCCCATGAATACCAGGGCGGCAGCTTCGCGGTTTCGAACCTCGGCATGTTCGGCATCGACAATTTTGACGCGGTGATCAATCCGCCCCATGGGGCCATCCTGGCTGTTGGCGCGGGGGTGAAGAAACCCGTCGTGACCGACGAGGGAACCATCGAGGCGGCGACGGTCATGTCGGTGACGCTCAGCGTCGATCACCGGGTCATCGACGGCGCGCTTGGGGCGGAGCTTTTGCAGGCGATCAAGGACAACCTCGAAAACCCGCTTGCGATGCTGGCGTAA
- a CDS encoding septum formation initiator family protein — protein sequence MRRRPAWGALVFLGLGFSASIYFTFAAVQGDYGLFRRVQIEADIQRLRNEKAALSASLEDLTNRTRRLSDGYLDLDLLDERAREVLGLIRADEIVIR from the coding sequence ATGCGCAGACGTCCGGCTTGGGGCGCGCTCGTTTTTCTGGGACTTGGCTTTTCAGCCTCGATCTATTTCACATTCGCCGCCGTTCAGGGCGACTATGGCCTGTTTCGTCGTGTCCAGATCGAGGCCGACATCCAGCGGCTGCGCAACGAAAAGGCGGCACTATCAGCCAGCCTGGAAGACCTCACCAACAGAACCCGCCGCCTGTCCGACGGCTATCTTGACCTCGACCTGCTGGACGAACGCGCACGCGAAGTGCTTGGCCTGATCCGGGCCGATGAGATCGTGATCCGCTAA
- a CDS encoding peptidylprolyl isomerase, with protein MRKLALLLAFAASPALATGLEIEIAGEGANGTITIDLLEDVAPNHAARIAELAEQGAYDDVVFHRVIDGFMAQTGDVEFGKFGSDMRRAGMGGSDMPDLKAEFSDLPFERGTVGMARSQNPDSANSQFFIMFAPGAFLNGQYTVVGQVTGGMDVVDAIKRGKGRNGAVLGQPDRMVTVRVTE; from the coding sequence ATGCGTAAGCTGGCCCTTCTTCTGGCGTTTGCCGCCAGCCCCGCGCTTGCGACGGGGCTGGAAATCGAGATCGCGGGCGAAGGCGCCAACGGCACGATCACCATCGATCTGCTGGAGGACGTAGCCCCGAATCACGCGGCCCGCATCGCCGAGCTTGCAGAGCAAGGCGCCTATGACGACGTGGTGTTCCACCGGGTGATCGACGGGTTCATGGCCCAGACTGGTGATGTGGAATTCGGCAAGTTTGGCAGCGATATGCGCCGCGCGGGCATGGGCGGCTCCGACATGCCCGATCTGAAGGCCGAGTTTTCCGATCTGCCGTTCGAGCGCGGTACGGTCGGCATGGCCCGCAGCCAGAACCCCGATTCCGCCAACTCACAATTCTTCATCATGTTCGCGCCGGGGGCGTTTCTGAACGGGCAGTATACCGTCGTGGGGCAGGTCACCGGCGGCATGGACGTTGTCGACGCCATCAAGCGCGGCAAGGGGCGGAACGGTGCCGTTCTGGGGCAACCGGACCGGATGGTGACGGTAAGAGTGACGGAATAG
- a CDS encoding VPLPA-CTERM sorting domain-containing protein yields MADCTPDFLGDGATVTCTGADSDGFVQETLNGVTVDVLFGATVENTDDDVIRVADSLFLTNDGTIAVAGGDGDGIDAGDGAFIDNFGDIVATVKGIDIAGELSWLGNHGAITTGDDAVEATTAIVENFGSIVSGGKALDIDEFLDLANYSDITADSDAVEAGWGYIYNEGAILSGNKAIDFDEWLELENYGSIETTDGDAVEAGDDAAIVNWEAGTIIATNKGIDVGDFLLLENHGLIESTAGEGVEAEHTAYIENYGTILGFDDAVQVGEDAEIYNFGVMENTQTQADLDADPSLEAQDALDIDSGYVLNDFTGVIRSTTNAAIDFDPSELVDTPDEVVSYIENYGIISGTVGVETDVDATQDIVVINYGLLESTTQGVADPTGLAVNLRGGDDVFAASSIGTVIGGGNLGAGDDLLTLGGADFSGVFGGVGSLFDGGDDYDTFEAYDYTFEMLSVVLDGDILDLSFDNGFDVFSLRLTNFEGFLFDEGQVFKTYAEVAALASPVPLPAGLVLLGTGLAGLGLMRRRAG; encoded by the coding sequence TTGGCTGATTGTACGCCGGATTTCCTCGGCGACGGCGCAACGGTGACATGCACCGGTGCCGATAGTGACGGGTTCGTTCAAGAGACGCTGAACGGCGTCACCGTGGACGTGCTTTTCGGCGCGACCGTCGAGAATACCGATGACGATGTGATCCGTGTTGCCGACTCGCTGTTCCTGACAAATGACGGCACGATTGCGGTGGCCGGTGGCGACGGTGACGGTATCGACGCGGGCGATGGCGCCTTTATCGACAACTTCGGTGATATCGTCGCAACCGTGAAAGGCATCGACATTGCGGGGGAGTTGTCCTGGCTTGGCAACCACGGTGCGATCACCACGGGGGATGATGCGGTAGAGGCAACCACCGCGATTGTCGAGAACTTCGGGTCGATCGTGTCCGGCGGCAAGGCGCTGGATATCGACGAATTCCTTGACCTTGCCAACTATAGCGACATCACCGCAGACAGCGATGCGGTCGAGGCCGGTTGGGGCTACATTTACAACGAGGGCGCGATCCTGTCCGGGAACAAGGCCATCGATTTTGACGAATGGCTGGAACTTGAAAACTACGGCTCGATCGAGACGACCGATGGCGACGCCGTCGAAGCCGGTGACGATGCCGCAATCGTCAACTGGGAAGCCGGCACGATCATCGCCACCAACAAGGGGATCGACGTTGGCGATTTCCTCCTGCTGGAAAACCACGGCCTGATCGAATCCACCGCTGGTGAGGGCGTGGAGGCCGAGCATACCGCCTATATCGAAAACTACGGAACGATCCTGGGCTTCGACGATGCGGTGCAGGTTGGCGAGGATGCCGAGATCTACAACTTCGGCGTCATGGAGAATACCCAGACCCAGGCCGATCTGGATGCCGATCCGAGCCTTGAGGCGCAGGATGCACTCGATATCGACTCGGGCTACGTGCTGAACGACTTTACCGGGGTGATCCGCTCGACGACCAACGCGGCCATCGATTTCGATCCGTCAGAGCTTGTCGACACGCCGGACGAGGTGGTGTCCTACATCGAAAACTATGGGATCATCTCGGGCACCGTTGGCGTTGAAACCGATGTCGACGCCACGCAGGATATCGTCGTGATCAACTACGGCCTGCTTGAAAGCACCACGCAGGGTGTTGCCGATCCGACCGGTCTTGCCGTGAACCTGCGGGGCGGCGACGATGTCTTCGCGGCGTCCTCAATCGGTACGGTCATTGGCGGGGGCAATCTCGGGGCAGGCGACGACCTTCTGACCCTTGGCGGCGCTGACTTCAGCGGTGTCTTCGGCGGTGTCGGTTCCCTGTTCGACGGGGGCGACGATTACGACACGTTCGAAGCCTATGACTACACCTTCGAGATGCTGAGCGTGGTCCTCGACGGCGATATTCTCGATCTGAGCTTCGACAACGGCTTTGATGTGTTCAGCCTGCGTCTTACGAATTTCGAGGGCTTCCTGTTTGATGAGGGCCAGGTCTTCAAGACCTATGCCGAGGTCGCCGCACTGGCGTCGCCGGTGCCGCTGCCCGCGGGCCTGGTGCTGCTTGGGACCGGTCTGGCGGGCCTCGGTCTGATGCGGCGCCGCGCGGGTTGA